In Bosea sp. (in: a-proteobacteria), one DNA window encodes the following:
- a CDS encoding NahK/ErcS family hybrid sensor histidine kinase/response regulator, which produces MIPAWSVVLVALAYLCGLFAVAHVADTSGRRLMAGRARTTVYALALGVYCTSWTFYGSVGFANRAGFDFLGIYVGPILVIGLGHRFVARIVGIARSQNITSIADFVGARYGKSERVAALVCIVAVIGALPYISLQLKAVANSLSVFLEAAGSHAPAPDVPVLSDLPFLVAIVLAGFACAFGTRHIDATEHQDGLVLAIAVESLIKLVAFLVLGFFVVYGLFGGPGDLLAQAAKPAGGAPPVWERTSSWPNFLTLTLLSSCAALLLARQFHMTIVENRQVRDVRRAAWMFPLYLMLINLFVLPLAAAGEILIPGGGVDRDMTVLLLPLQREAGLIALFVFIGGLSAATAMVIVASVALAIMISNHLVMPLLLRGRRGLSDPGRPTRLFGRRGGGNSNLGGDLGSQVVIIRRLSIFLVILLGYLYYRASGEAALVSIGLLSFAATAQIAPAFFGGLVWRRGTALGAAAGLTIGTLVWAYTLLMPSLALPGGWWSSVVTHGPFGAGILRPEALFGLEWPGLPHGVFWSLGLNILAYVGFSLLRPANAMERLQANAFVESQPATMAQSFSLWRTTITEGELQSTIARYLGQERTQRAFEGFNSSRGAASESGRQADIHLLRFGEHLLSSAIGAASSRLVLSLLLKRRNLSTEAAFKLLDDASAALQYNRDILQHGLDHAGQGITVLDRDLRLLAWNQAFIQLYDLPPSLVRFGTGLDEIVRFNAARGAYGDGAQDELMAARLESFINDREPVRLKLYPSRKVIEVRTNALPDGGFVTTYTDITETVAGEEELERANESLERRVAERTEELLHVNAELQRAKAEAEAANASKTRFLAAASHDILQPLNAARLYATSLVERDRGSGQPELAENIDASLDAVEEILTALLEISRLDGGALKPELSSFRLDELMRQLQREFEPSAQEKGLKLVFMPTSLTLRSDRRLLRRLLQNLISNAIKYTPGGKVLIGCRRRGNQVAVEVIDTGLGIPQRQQKTVFREFQRLDQGAKVARGLGLGLSIVQRIARALDHGLTLDSAPGRGSRFSVLVPRAAPLPAMTTATAPHHTPAGQLAGMRLIVIDNEPAILDGMKRLLEGWGCQVTTAAGLEEALPHVGGRSEPDVVIADYHLDHGNGLTAISALRARARTPMPAILLTADRTPHVREAAAALDVHLLNKPLKPAALRALLAQWRATRLAAE; this is translated from the coding sequence ATGATTCCCGCCTGGTCCGTGGTGCTGGTCGCGCTCGCCTATCTGTGCGGGCTGTTCGCCGTCGCGCATGTCGCCGACACCTCGGGGCGCAGGCTGATGGCCGGCCGGGCACGGACGACGGTCTATGCGCTGGCGCTCGGCGTCTACTGCACCTCCTGGACCTTCTACGGCTCGGTCGGCTTCGCCAACCGCGCGGGCTTCGATTTCCTCGGCATCTATGTCGGGCCGATCCTGGTCATCGGGCTGGGCCACCGCTTCGTCGCCCGCATCGTCGGCATCGCCCGGTCGCAGAACATCACCTCGATCGCCGATTTCGTCGGCGCGCGCTACGGCAAGAGCGAGCGCGTCGCGGCGCTGGTGTGCATCGTCGCGGTGATCGGGGCGCTGCCCTACATCTCCCTCCAGCTCAAGGCCGTCGCGAACTCGCTCTCGGTCTTCCTCGAAGCGGCCGGCAGCCATGCGCCGGCGCCGGATGTGCCTGTGCTGAGCGACCTGCCCTTCCTGGTCGCGATCGTGCTCGCCGGCTTCGCCTGCGCCTTCGGCACCCGCCATATCGACGCCACCGAGCACCAGGACGGGCTGGTGCTGGCGATCGCGGTCGAATCCCTGATCAAGCTCGTCGCCTTCCTCGTACTCGGTTTCTTCGTCGTCTACGGGCTGTTCGGCGGCCCCGGCGACCTCCTGGCCCAGGCGGCGAAACCGGCCGGCGGCGCCCCGCCGGTCTGGGAGCGGACATCGAGCTGGCCGAATTTCCTGACGCTGACGCTGTTGTCGAGCTGCGCGGCGCTGCTGCTCGCCCGGCAGTTCCACATGACGATCGTCGAGAACCGCCAGGTGCGCGACGTGCGCCGCGCCGCCTGGATGTTCCCGCTCTATCTCATGCTGATCAACCTGTTCGTGCTGCCGCTGGCGGCGGCCGGCGAGATCCTGATCCCCGGCGGCGGCGTCGACCGCGACATGACCGTGCTGCTGCTGCCGCTCCAGCGGGAGGCCGGGCTGATCGCGCTCTTCGTCTTCATCGGCGGGCTCTCGGCCGCCACCGCGATGGTGATCGTCGCCTCCGTCGCGCTCGCGATCATGATCTCCAACCATCTCGTGATGCCGCTCCTGCTGCGCGGCCGGCGGGGCCTGAGCGACCCCGGGCGCCCGACCAGGCTGTTCGGCAGGCGCGGCGGCGGCAACAGCAATCTCGGCGGCGACCTCGGCTCGCAGGTGGTGATCATCCGGCGGCTGAGCATCTTCCTGGTGATCCTGTTGGGCTATCTCTATTACCGCGCCTCCGGCGAGGCGGCGCTGGTCTCGATCGGGCTGCTTTCCTTCGCCGCCACGGCGCAGATCGCGCCGGCCTTCTTCGGCGGCCTCGTCTGGCGGCGCGGCACGGCGCTGGGGGCGGCGGCGGGGCTGACGATCGGGACGCTGGTCTGGGCCTATACGCTCCTGATGCCGAGTCTGGCGCTGCCCGGCGGCTGGTGGAGCAGCGTCGTCACGCACGGCCCGTTCGGGGCCGGCATCCTCAGGCCGGAGGCGCTGTTCGGCCTGGAATGGCCGGGGCTGCCGCATGGCGTGTTCTGGAGCCTCGGGCTCAACATCCTCGCCTATGTCGGCTTCTCGCTGCTGCGGCCCGCCAATGCGATGGAGCGGCTGCAGGCGAACGCCTTCGTCGAATCCCAGCCGGCGACGATGGCGCAGTCCTTCTCGCTCTGGCGCACCACCATCACCGAGGGCGAACTGCAATCGACGATCGCGCGCTATCTCGGGCAGGAGCGTACGCAACGCGCCTTCGAGGGCTTCAACAGCAGCCGCGGCGCGGCCTCGGAAAGCGGGCGCCAGGCCGATATCCATCTCCTGCGCTTCGGCGAGCACCTGCTCTCCTCGGCGATCGGCGCCGCCTCCTCGCGGCTCGTGCTGTCGCTGCTGCTCAAGCGGCGCAACCTCTCGACCGAGGCCGCCTTCAAGCTGCTCGACGACGCCTCGGCGGCGCTGCAGTACAACCGCGACATCCTCCAGCACGGGCTCGACCATGCCGGCCAGGGCATCACCGTGCTCGACCGGGACCTGAGGCTGCTCGCCTGGAACCAGGCTTTCATCCAGCTCTACGACCTGCCGCCCTCGCTGGTGCGCTTCGGCACCGGGCTCGACGAGATCGTGCGCTTCAACGCGGCGCGCGGCGCCTATGGCGACGGCGCGCAGGACGAATTGATGGCGGCGCGGCTGGAAAGCTTCATCAACGACCGCGAGCCGGTGCGCCTCAAGCTCTACCCGTCGCGGAAGGTCATCGAGGTGCGCACCAACGCCCTGCCCGATGGCGGCTTCGTCACGACCTACACCGACATCACCGAGACGGTCGCCGGCGAGGAGGAGCTCGAGCGCGCCAATGAGAGCCTCGAGCGTCGCGTCGCCGAACGCACCGAGGAACTGCTCCACGTCAATGCCGAGCTCCAGCGCGCCAAGGCGGAGGCCGAGGCCGCCAATGCCTCGAAGACGCGCTTCCTCGCCGCCGCCAGCCACGACATCCTGCAACCGCTCAACGCGGCGCGCCTCTATGCCACCTCGCTGGTCGAGCGCGACCGCGGCAGCGGCCAGCCCGAGCTCGCCGAGAACATCGACGCCTCGCTCGACGCCGTCGAGGAGATCCTGACCGCGCTGCTCGAGATCTCGCGGCTCGACGGCGGCGCGCTGAAGCCCGAGCTCTCCTCCTTCCGCCTCGACGAGCTGATGCGCCAGCTCCAGCGCGAATTCGAGCCGAGCGCCCAGGAAAAGGGCCTGAAGCTCGTCTTCATGCCGACCAGCCTGACGCTCCGCTCGGACCGGCGGCTGCTGCGCCGGCTGCTCCAGAACCTGATCTCCAACGCCATCAAGTACACGCCCGGCGGCAAGGTGCTGATCGGCTGCCGGCGCCGGGGCAACCAGGTCGCGGTCGAGGTGATCGATACCGGCCTCGGCATTCCCCAGCGCCAGCAGAAGACCGTGTTCCGCGAGTTCCAGCGGCTCGACCAGGGCGCGAAGGTCGCGCGGGGCCTGGGGCTCGGCCTCTCGATCGTGCAGCGCATCGCGCGCGCCCTCGACCACGGGCTGACGCTCGATTCCGCGCCGGGGCGCGGCAGCCGCTTCTCGGTCCTGGTCCCGCGGGCCGCGCCGCTGCCGGCGATGACGACCGCGACGGCGCCCCATCACACCCCGGCCGGGCAACTCGCGGGGATGCGGCTCATCGTCATCGACAACGAGCCGGCCATCCTCGACGGCATGAAGCGCCTGCTCGAAGGCTGGGGTTGCCAGGTCACGACCGCCGCCGGGCTGGAGGAGGCGCTGCCGCATGTCGGCGGCAGGAGCGAGCCGGATGTCGTGATCGCCGACTACCATCTCGACCACGGCAACGGGCTGACCGCGATCAGCGCGCTCAGAGCCCGCGCCCGCACGCCGATGCCGGCGATCCTGCTCACCGCCGACCGGACGCCGCATGTACGGGAGGCTGCCGCCGCGCTCGACGTGCATCTGCTCAACAAGCCGCTGAAGCCCGCCGCGCTGCGCGCCCTGCTGGCACAATGGCGCGCGA
- the mscL gene encoding large conductance mechanosensitive channel protein MscL — protein MLEEFKKFALRGNVVDLAIGVIIGAAFGRIVDSLVTDIIMPFIGALGGVDFSNYFIGLNSGVTATTLEAARAQGAVLAYGNFVTVAINFLIIAFVLFLVVKGINQLQKQKPAEEAAPAAKPEDVVLLGEIRDLLRQKSA, from the coding sequence ATGTTGGAAGAATTCAAAAAATTCGCCCTGCGGGGCAATGTCGTCGATCTCGCCATCGGCGTCATCATCGGCGCGGCCTTCGGCAGGATCGTCGATTCGCTCGTCACCGATATCATCATGCCCTTCATCGGCGCGCTCGGCGGCGTCGACTTCTCGAACTATTTCATCGGGCTCAACAGCGGCGTCACCGCGACGACGCTCGAGGCGGCCCGCGCACAGGGCGCCGTGCTGGCCTATGGCAACTTCGTCACGGTGGCGATCAACTTCCTGATCATCGCCTTCGTGCTGTTCCTGGTGGTGAAGGGCATCAACCAGCTCCAGAAGCAGAAGCCGGCGGAGGAAGCGGCGCCCGCGGCCAAGCCCGAGGATGTCGTCCTGCTCGGCGAGATCCGCGATCTGCTCAGGCAGAAATCGGCCTGA
- a CDS encoding pyridoxal phosphate-dependent aminotransferase has protein sequence MNSAIPPGSTLVAGLRPEARNAPPSGISEVVDHGRQRPGLIPLWVGEGDLSTPAFITDAAVRSLEAGETFYTWQRGIPELRDALARYHQRLYGRGFSPESFFVTASGMHAVQIAVRLVAGPGDEIVVPTPAWPNFGAAVGVCGAVPVCVPMDYAQGRFTLDLDRLAAAITPRTRAILVNSPSNPTGWTATRAEQEALLALSRRHGIWIVADEIYGRFVYDGSPRASSFHDVMEAQDRVVFVQSFSKNWAMTGWRIGWIEAPAAFGQIIENLIQYSSSGSPVFVQRGAVAALDEGEGFVAEQIARAAEGRRIVFEGLKATNRVTLSAPDGAFYQFFSVDGHADSRALALDLIDRANVGLAPGTAFGAGGESGLRLCFARKSADLVEAVARLQKALAGL, from the coding sequence ATGAACAGCGCCATCCCGCCGGGCAGCACCCTGGTTGCCGGGCTTCGCCCCGAAGCCCGCAACGCGCCGCCGAGCGGGATCAGCGAAGTGGTGGATCATGGCCGGCAGCGGCCGGGCCTGATCCCGCTCTGGGTCGGGGAGGGCGACCTCTCCACCCCGGCCTTCATCACCGATGCCGCGGTGCGCTCGCTTGAGGCCGGCGAGACCTTCTACACCTGGCAGCGCGGCATCCCCGAGCTGCGCGATGCGCTCGCCCGCTATCACCAGCGCCTCTACGGCCGCGGCTTCTCGCCCGAGAGCTTCTTCGTCACCGCCTCCGGCATGCATGCGGTGCAGATCGCGGTGCGGCTGGTCGCCGGCCCCGGCGACGAGATCGTCGTCCCGACCCCGGCCTGGCCGAATTTCGGCGCGGCCGTCGGCGTTTGCGGGGCGGTGCCCGTCTGCGTGCCGATGGATTATGCGCAAGGCCGCTTCACCCTCGATCTCGACAGGCTTGCCGCCGCGATCACGCCGCGCACGCGCGCCATCCTGGTGAATTCGCCCTCCAACCCCACCGGCTGGACCGCGACGCGCGCCGAGCAGGAAGCATTGCTCGCGCTCTCGCGCAGGCACGGCATCTGGATCGTCGCCGACGAGATCTACGGCCGCTTCGTCTATGACGGCTCGCCGCGCGCCTCCTCCTTCCACGACGTGATGGAGGCGCAGGATCGCGTCGTCTTCGTCCAGAGCTTCTCGAAGAACTGGGCGATGACCGGCTGGCGCATCGGCTGGATCGAGGCCCCTGCGGCCTTCGGCCAGATCATCGAGAACCTGATCCAGTATTCGTCCTCCGGCTCGCCGGTCTTCGTCCAGCGCGGCGCCGTCGCCGCCCTCGACGAGGGCGAGGGCTTCGTCGCCGAGCAGATCGCGCGCGCGGCCGAGGGGCGCCGGATCGTCTTCGAGGGGCTGAAGGCGACGAACCGCGTCACGCTCTCGGCGCCGGATGGGGCGTTCTACCAGTTCTTCTCGGTCGACGGGCACGCGGATTCACGTGCGCTCGCGCTCGATCTGATCGATCGCGCCAATGTCGGCCTCGCACCCGGCACGGCCTTCGGGGCCGGCGGCGAGAGCGGCCTTCGCCTCTGCTTCGCCCGCAAATCCGCCGATCTGGTCGAGGCCGTGGCGCGCTTGCAGAAGGCGCTGGCCGGCCTCTGA
- a CDS encoding AbrB family transcriptional regulator: MKPFGYPSKRLAILRREILVIALAAIGGGGFALLGMPAAWLSGSALLSVTVALLRPLPSLRRSWFDATMVLSGVILGSAATPEALAAAARYPASLLVLLIGIVAIMLVTGAYLRHVARWPWVDALLATAPGALATVLAVAQTKGADIGRISVVQLFRLLVLVALLPSAMQLSGAVAGTPAPVVNAIDAGTMFGVTMAGLALGLVFQRLGLSAPLMLGATLASSVLHATGLIEGGLPLQIQIAVQVLLGATMGGRIAHIPRSELRRLFPLAIGSFAVSIVVAFLFAWPAAWLAGVSYASGMAAFAPGGLEAMAMLAFAMGLDTLYVGAHHLMRFVAVGLAVPLVMGRMGNAPRRRPPAG; the protein is encoded by the coding sequence ATGAAACCGTTCGGCTATCCTTCGAAGCGGCTGGCTATCCTCCGGCGCGAGATCCTGGTCATCGCGCTGGCGGCGATCGGGGGCGGGGGCTTCGCCCTCCTGGGCATGCCCGCAGCCTGGCTCTCCGGCTCGGCGCTGCTGAGCGTGACCGTCGCGCTGCTGCGCCCGCTGCCGAGCCTGCGCCGGTCCTGGTTCGATGCCACCATGGTCCTGTCCGGCGTGATCCTCGGTTCGGCGGCGACGCCCGAGGCGCTGGCGGCGGCGGCCCGCTATCCCGCCTCCCTCCTCGTCCTGCTGATCGGCATCGTCGCGATCATGCTCGTGACCGGCGCCTATCTCAGGCATGTCGCGCGCTGGCCCTGGGTCGATGCGCTGCTCGCCACCGCGCCCGGCGCGCTCGCGACCGTGCTCGCGGTGGCGCAGACCAAGGGCGCCGATATCGGCCGGATCTCGGTCGTCCAGCTGTTTCGCCTGCTCGTGCTGGTGGCGCTCCTGCCGAGCGCGATGCAACTGAGCGGCGCCGTTGCCGGCACGCCGGCTCCCGTCGTCAACGCAATCGATGCCGGCACCATGTTCGGCGTGACGATGGCGGGGCTGGCGCTGGGGCTCGTCTTCCAGCGGCTCGGCCTGTCCGCCCCGCTGATGCTCGGCGCGACGCTCGCCAGCTCCGTGCTGCACGCCACAGGCCTCATCGAAGGGGGGCTGCCGCTGCAGATCCAGATCGCCGTGCAGGTCCTGCTCGGCGCCACCATGGGCGGGCGCATCGCGCATATCCCGCGCAGCGAGCTTAGGAGGCTGTTCCCGCTCGCCATCGGCAGCTTCGCCGTCTCGATCGTGGTGGCCTTCCTGTTCGCCTGGCCCGCGGCCTGGCTCGCCGGCGTCTCCTATGCCAGCGGCATGGCGGCCTTCGCGCCCGGCGGGCTGGAGGCGATGGCGATGCTCGCCTTCGCCATGGGGCTCGATACGCTTTATGTCGGCGCGCATCATCTCATGCGCTTTGTCGCCGTCGGGCTGGCCGTGCCGCTGGTCATGGGCCGGATGGGGAATGCGCCGCGGCGCCGGCCGCCGGCCGGTTAA
- a CDS encoding FAD-dependent oxidoreductase: MNIAVQAPAVWRRLARPVAVVGAGIAGLTAAFELERRGLRATVFESGRSVGGMASSFKDAEGYTYDFGAHFVSNRLADAMGAGTVSRTVRHYGEAVMLGGRSYGYPFGLALSPRYAVSAVAARLSPRPVASAADWFRNAYGGALAEDVAIPLAEAWSGAPAAELSPAVGEKLAAGVMKTLYLKAASRLSGKAVCNGYSHEMPESPAVYHVYPEGGVAKLLEPTVAGLSDSIALESRVERIFVENGKVAAVKVNGREIGVSAVISTAPVHVLPGLVEGTDALDALRGFRYRPMIFVNLRFEGRHLLPDTMLWVPDRTQAFFRVTEAPFSMPWLAPQGRTQLTFDIGCEVGDAWWTMPDEKLAEACLEGLARIYPHLRARYLGAGGMLRTPFAYPVYLSRYEERRRDFARGTGVDGLYSIGRNGEFAHLLMEDIYWRTLKRMGDVAAYVGRDD; this comes from the coding sequence ATGAACATCGCCGTACAGGCTCCCGCCGTCTGGCGCCGCCTTGCCCGGCCGGTCGCGGTTGTGGGGGCGGGCATCGCCGGGCTCACCGCCGCCTTCGAGCTGGAGCGGCGCGGGCTTCGCGCCACCGTCTTCGAAAGCGGCCGCTCCGTCGGGGGCATGGCCTCGTCCTTCAAGGACGCCGAGGGCTATACCTATGATTTCGGCGCCCATTTCGTCTCCAACCGGCTGGCCGACGCCATGGGGGCGGGCACGGTCTCGCGCACGGTCCGCCATTACGGCGAGGCGGTGATGCTGGGCGGCCGGAGCTACGGCTATCCCTTCGGGCTCGCGCTCTCGCCGCGCTATGCGGTAAGCGCCGTCGCGGCCCGCCTCAGCCCCCGGCCGGTCGCGAGCGCGGCCGACTGGTTCCGCAACGCCTATGGCGGCGCGCTCGCCGAGGATGTCGCGATCCCGCTGGCCGAAGCCTGGTCGGGCGCGCCTGCGGCCGAGCTTTCGCCCGCGGTCGGCGAGAAGCTCGCCGCCGGGGTAATGAAGACGCTCTATCTGAAGGCGGCGTCGCGGCTTTCGGGCAAGGCGGTCTGCAACGGCTATTCGCACGAGATGCCGGAAAGCCCGGCGGTCTACCATGTCTACCCCGAGGGCGGCGTCGCGAAGCTGCTGGAGCCGACCGTCGCCGGCCTCAGCGACAGCATCGCGCTCGAATCCAGGGTCGAGCGCATCTTCGTCGAGAACGGCAAGGTCGCGGCGGTGAAGGTCAACGGCCGCGAGATCGGCGTCTCGGCGGTGATCTCGACCGCGCCGGTGCATGTCCTGCCGGGTCTGGTCGAGGGCACCGACGCGCTCGACGCGCTGCGCGGCTTCCGCTACCGCCCGATGATCTTCGTCAATCTGCGCTTCGAGGGCCGCCATCTCCTGCCCGACACGATGCTGTGGGTGCCGGACAGGACGCAAGCCTTCTTCCGCGTGACGGAAGCACCGTTCTCGATGCCCTGGCTCGCGCCGCAGGGGCGCACGCAGCTCACCTTCGACATCGGTTGCGAGGTCGGCGACGCCTGGTGGACCATGCCGGACGAGAAGCTCGCCGAAGCCTGCCTCGAGGGGCTTGCCCGCATCTATCCGCATCTTCGCGCCCGCTATCTCGGCGCGGGCGGCATGTTGAGGACGCCCTTCGCCTATCCCGTCTATCTGTCGCGATACGAGGAGCGACGCCGCGATTTCGCCCGCGGCACCGGAGTCGACGGCCTCTACAGCATCGGCCGCAACGGCGAGTTCGCCCATCTCCTGATGGAGGACATCTACTGGCGCACGCTGAAGCGGATGGGCGACGTTGCGGCTTATGTCGGGCGGGACGATTAA
- a CDS encoding SMP-30/gluconolactonase/LRE family protein encodes MFGVLEGTGVSVLDPRFQGVVPGSARIERLWTGGRWTEGPVWFAAHNTLVWSDIPNDRMLRYDALSGQTGLFRQPARNANGNTVDAEGRLVTCEHGGRQVTRTEHDGSLTVLASHYGGRRLNSPNDAVVKSDGSIWFTDPDYGILSDYEGDKAPSEIGACHVYRIDGASGEIAIVADDFVKPNGLAFSPDESILYIADSGASHDPEHGPRHIRSFRVGADGRTLNRSRVFATCTAGLFDGLRLDVEGRIWTSAGDGVHVYDPDGTLIGKVAIPETVANLTWGGPKLNRLFICGTTSLYAVMTLTNGAARP; translated from the coding sequence ATGTTCGGCGTGCTCGAGGGCACAGGCGTCAGCGTGCTCGATCCGCGTTTCCAGGGCGTCGTCCCCGGCTCCGCCCGGATCGAGCGGCTGTGGACGGGCGGGCGCTGGACGGAGGGGCCGGTCTGGTTTGCCGCCCACAACACGCTCGTCTGGTCGGATATCCCGAACGACCGGATGCTGCGCTACGACGCGCTGTCGGGCCAGACGGGCCTCTTCCGCCAGCCGGCGCGCAACGCCAACGGCAATACGGTCGATGCCGAGGGCCGGCTCGTCACCTGCGAGCATGGCGGGCGGCAGGTGACACGCACCGAGCATGACGGCTCGCTCACGGTGCTGGCGAGCCATTATGGCGGCAGGCGCCTGAACTCGCCCAACGACGCCGTGGTGAAGTCGGACGGCTCAATCTGGTTCACCGACCCCGATTACGGCATCCTCAGCGACTACGAGGGCGACAAGGCGCCAAGCGAGATCGGCGCCTGCCATGTCTACCGGATCGATGGGGCAAGCGGCGAGATCGCCATCGTCGCCGACGATTTCGTCAAGCCGAACGGCCTCGCCTTCTCGCCGGACGAGAGCATCCTCTACATCGCCGATTCGGGCGCGAGCCACGATCCCGAGCACGGGCCGCGGCATATCCGCTCCTTCAGGGTGGGGGCGGACGGGCGCACGCTCAACCGCTCGCGCGTGTTCGCCACCTGCACGGCCGGGCTGTTCGACGGCCTGCGCCTCGACGTCGAAGGCCGGATCTGGACGAGCGCCGGCGACGGCGTCCATGTCTACGATCCGGACGGCACGCTGATCGGCAAGGTCGCGATCCCCGAGACCGTCGCGAATCTCACCTGGGGCGGGCCGAAGCTCAACCGCCTGTTCATCTGCGGCACGACCTCGCTCTATGCGGTGATGACCTTAACCAACGGAGCGGCGCGGCCTTAA